The following proteins are co-located in the Pseudomonas fluorescens genome:
- the amaB gene encoding L-piperidine-6-carboxylate dehydrogenase, giving the protein MVAALLDRLGVNPALYQSGKQPVHSPIDGSRIGSVHWEGAAEVEQQVSRAEHAFDAWRKVPAPRRGELVRQFGDVLREYKADLGELVSWEAGKITQEGLGEVQEMIDICDFAVGLSRQLYGLTIASERPGHHMRETWHPLGVVGVISAFNFPVAVWAWNTTLALVCGNAVIWKPSEKTPLTALACQALFERVLKKFTDAPEYLSQVIIGGRDAGAALVDDPRVALISATGSTRMGREVAPKVAARFARSILELGGNNAMILGPSADLDMAVRAILFSAVGTAGQRCTTLRRLIAHESVKEEIVTRLKAAYSKVRIGHPLEGNLIGPLIDKHGFENMQDALEQALSEGGKVFGGKRQLEDKFPNAYYVSPAIVEMPEQSDVVCTETFAPILYVIGYSDFAEALRLNNAVPQGLSSCIFTTDVREAEQFMSAVGSDCGIANVNIGPSGAEIGGAFGGEKETGGGRESGSDAWRGYMRRQTNTVNYSLELPLAQGITFD; this is encoded by the coding sequence ATGGTTGCCGCATTGCTTGACCGTCTCGGGGTAAACCCAGCGCTGTACCAGTCGGGTAAACAACCCGTGCATTCGCCGATTGATGGCAGCCGTATTGGCAGTGTGCACTGGGAAGGTGCCGCCGAGGTGGAGCAACAGGTCAGTCGCGCCGAGCATGCATTTGACGCCTGGCGCAAAGTACCGGCACCGCGTCGCGGCGAGCTGGTGCGTCAGTTCGGTGATGTGCTGCGCGAATATAAGGCCGACCTGGGCGAGTTGGTGTCCTGGGAAGCCGGCAAAATCACCCAGGAAGGGTTGGGTGAAGTGCAGGAAATGATCGACATCTGCGACTTCGCTGTAGGTCTGTCCCGCCAGTTGTACGGCTTGACCATCGCTTCCGAGCGCCCAGGCCACCACATGCGCGAAACCTGGCACCCGCTGGGCGTGGTCGGCGTGATCAGCGCTTTCAACTTCCCGGTCGCCGTATGGGCGTGGAACACCACGCTGGCGCTGGTGTGCGGCAACGCCGTGATCTGGAAACCGTCGGAAAAGACCCCGCTCACCGCATTGGCTTGCCAGGCGCTGTTCGAGCGCGTGCTGAAGAAATTCACCGATGCCCCCGAGTACCTCAGCCAAGTGATCATCGGCGGCCGCGACGCCGGCGCCGCACTGGTGGATGACCCGCGTGTCGCCCTGATCAGCGCCACCGGCAGCACCCGCATGGGCCGCGAAGTGGCGCCGAAAGTCGCCGCACGCTTTGCCCGCAGCATCCTTGAATTGGGCGGCAACAACGCGATGATCCTCGGCCCAAGCGCCGACCTGGACATGGCCGTACGCGCGATCCTGTTCAGCGCCGTGGGCACTGCTGGCCAGCGTTGCACCACCCTGCGTCGGCTGATCGCCCATGAGTCGGTCAAAGAAGAAATCGTTACCCGCCTCAAGGCCGCCTATTCCAAGGTGCGCATCGGCCACCCGCTGGAAGGCAACCTGATCGGCCCGCTGATCGACAAACACGGCTTCGAAAACATGCAGGACGCCCTGGAACAGGCCTTGAGCGAGGGCGGCAAGGTGTTCGGCGGCAAGCGTCAGCTGGAAGACAAATTCCCGAACGCCTACTACGTGTCGCCGGCGATTGTAGAAATGCCTGAGCAAAGCGACGTGGTGTGCACCGAAACCTTCGCGCCGATTCTGTACGTCATTGGCTACAGCGACTTCGCCGAGGCACTGCGCCTGAACAATGCCGTGCCACAAGGCCTGTCTTCGTGCATCTTTACCACCGATGTGCGTGAAGCCGAGCAGTTCATGTCGGCGGTGGGCAGTGACTGTGGCATCGCCAACGTCAATATCGGCCCGAGCGGCGCGGAAATCGGCGGTGCGTTTGGCGGTGAGAAAGAAACCGGTGGCGGGCGTGAGTCGGGTTCGGATGCGTGGCGCGGGTACATGCGTCGCCAGACCAACACCGTGAACTACTCGCTGGAACTGCCGCTGGCGCAGGGTATTACGTTCGACTGA
- a CDS encoding branched-chain amino acid ABC transporter substrate-binding protein translates to MSQTFYKKGFLALAVATALGVSTFVQADVKIGVAGPMTGANAAFGEQYMKGAQAAADVINKAGGINGEQIKLVAGDDACEPKQAVAVANRLADQDKVIGVVGHFCSSNTIPASEVYADAGIIMITPGSTNPTVTERGLSAVFRMCGRDDQQGIVAGDYIVDVLKGKKVAVINDKDTYGKGLADATAAQLTKRGVKPVLEEGLTRGEKDFSALVTKIRSTGADVVYFGGLHPEAGPLVRQIREAGLKDVKFMSDDGIVTDELVATAGGKQYVDGVYMTFGADPRLLPDSKTVVEEFRKNGTEPEGYTLYAYASIQALAAGFNGAKSDKGEDAAKWLKAHPVKTVMGEKTWDAKGDLKISDYVVYQWDKDGKYHQLEKQK, encoded by the coding sequence ATGTCCCAGACGTTTTACAAGAAAGGTTTTCTGGCCCTCGCCGTTGCAACGGCGCTGGGTGTTTCTACGTTTGTTCAAGCTGATGTGAAGATTGGCGTGGCGGGCCCGATGACGGGTGCCAACGCTGCTTTCGGTGAGCAGTACATGAAGGGTGCCCAAGCGGCAGCCGATGTGATCAACAAGGCCGGCGGGATCAACGGCGAGCAGATCAAACTGGTGGCCGGCGACGACGCCTGTGAGCCAAAGCAGGCCGTAGCGGTGGCTAACCGCCTGGCAGACCAGGACAAAGTCATCGGCGTGGTCGGGCACTTCTGCTCCTCCAACACCATTCCTGCCTCCGAGGTGTATGCCGACGCAGGCATCATCATGATCACCCCAGGCTCCACCAACCCGACTGTCACCGAGCGCGGCCTGTCGGCGGTGTTCCGCATGTGCGGCCGTGATGACCAGCAAGGCATCGTCGCCGGCGACTACATCGTCGATGTGCTCAAAGGTAAGAAGGTCGCTGTTATCAACGACAAAGACACCTACGGCAAAGGCCTGGCTGACGCTACCGCTGCGCAGTTGACCAAGCGCGGCGTGAAGCCGGTGCTGGAAGAAGGCCTGACCCGTGGCGAGAAAGACTTCAGCGCCCTGGTCACCAAAATCCGCTCCACCGGTGCTGACGTGGTTTATTTCGGCGGCCTGCACCCGGAAGCCGGTCCACTGGTTCGGCAGATTCGTGAAGCCGGCCTAAAAGACGTCAAGTTCATGTCCGATGACGGCATCGTCACCGACGAACTGGTCGCCACCGCCGGCGGCAAGCAGTACGTCGATGGTGTGTACATGACTTTCGGCGCTGACCCGCGCCTGCTGCCGGACAGCAAGACCGTGGTGGAAGAGTTCCGCAAAAACGGCACCGAACCTGAAGGCTACACCCTGTACGCCTACGCTTCGATCCAGGCCCTGGCAGCCGGTTTCAACGGTGCCAAGTCCGACAAGGGCGAAGACGCAGCCAAATGGCTGAAAGCTCACCCGGTTAAAACCGTTATGGGCGAGAAGACCTGGGACGCCAAGGGCGACCTGAAAATCTCCGACTACGTGGTTTACCAGTGGGACAAAGACGGCAAATACCACCAGCTGGAAAAGCAGAAGTAA
- the amaA gene encoding L-pipecolate oxidase, with product MPLRETGLWEHLTPGRPDRAALKGEVKVDVCVIGAGITGLSAAIHLLEQGKSVAVLEAHRTGHGGSGRNVGLVNAGLWIPPDEIEAGFGEAVGSQLNRMLGAAPSLVFSLIDKYNIDCQLRREGTLHMAHNARGEADLRSREAQWKRRGAPVELLTGQACEDATGTKKIAAALLDRRAGTLNPMAYTTGLANAAAGLGGQLFDHSPVTQLERQGAHWSVQTAQGSVQAAQVVIASNAYTEGEWTELRRNFFPGYYYQVASAPLTDAAAEQILPGGQGSWDTRQVLSSIRRDADGRLLLGSLGNGNQKPAWFLKAWADRVQQHYFPYLKSVQWEYTWTGCIAFTPDHLMRLFEPAPGLVAVTGYNGRGVTTGSVVGKAFADYLCHQNPQALPIPFAPMQPLAGVGLRSCLYEAGFSLYHAGQCLRIVI from the coding sequence ATGCCATTACGCGAAACAGGTTTGTGGGAACACCTCACCCCTGGCCGGCCGGATCGGGCTGCGCTCAAGGGCGAGGTCAAGGTGGATGTGTGCGTGATCGGCGCCGGTATCACCGGTTTGTCGGCGGCCATTCACTTGCTGGAACAGGGCAAAAGCGTCGCCGTGCTGGAGGCTCATCGCACCGGCCATGGCGGTTCGGGGCGTAACGTCGGGCTGGTCAACGCCGGCCTGTGGATTCCCCCGGATGAGATCGAAGCCGGTTTCGGCGAAGCGGTGGGCAGCCAGCTCAACCGCATGTTGGGGGCGGCGCCGTCGCTGGTGTTCAGCCTTATCGACAAGTACAACATCGATTGCCAATTGCGCCGCGAGGGCACCTTGCACATGGCGCACAACGCCCGTGGCGAGGCGGATTTGCGCAGCCGTGAAGCACAATGGAAACGTCGTGGTGCGCCGGTGGAGTTGCTGACCGGCCAGGCTTGCGAGGACGCCACGGGCACGAAAAAAATTGCCGCGGCGTTGCTGGATCGGCGTGCCGGCACCTTGAACCCGATGGCTTATACCACTGGCCTGGCCAATGCCGCCGCCGGCCTTGGCGGCCAACTGTTTGACCATTCCCCGGTCACCCAGCTTGAACGCCAAGGTGCGCACTGGTCAGTGCAGACCGCGCAGGGCTCGGTGCAGGCGGCACAAGTCGTGATCGCCTCAAATGCCTACACCGAAGGTGAGTGGACCGAGCTTCGCCGAAATTTCTTCCCCGGCTACTACTACCAGGTTGCGTCAGCCCCTCTTACTGACGCCGCCGCCGAGCAGATCCTTCCCGGCGGGCAGGGCTCGTGGGACACGCGTCAGGTACTCAGCAGCATCCGCCGCGACGCTGATGGCCGCCTGTTGCTCGGCAGCCTGGGCAATGGTAACCAAAAACCGGCGTGGTTCCTCAAGGCGTGGGCTGATCGGGTGCAGCAGCATTACTTCCCATACCTCAAATCGGTGCAGTGGGAATACACCTGGACCGGTTGTATCGCCTTTACCCCGGACCACCTGATGCGCCTGTTCGAGCCAGCGCCGGGCCTGGTCGCCGTAACGGGCTATAACGGACGTGGTGTGACCACCGGCAGCGTCGTGGGCAAAGCATTTGCCGACTACTTGTGTCACCAGAATCCCCAGGCGTTGCCGATCCCCTTCGCGCCGATGCAGCCGTTAGCCGGGGTGGGCCTGCGCAGCTGTCTTTATGAAGCAGGATTTTCGCTGTATCACGCCGGGCAATGCCTGCGGATCGTGATCTGA
- a CDS encoding cation diffusion facilitator family transporter, producing MSNRGEQALLKQSTILMFAVAIAGIVTGVISGAQSILFDGFFSLIATAIKVLMLITAKLIAKKSNERFQFGYWHLEPMVLLIEGSFLLLIAIYAFLNGVFGIINGGREIELGLVIIYAAVFTVVEFAYFFYVRYRNRTLKSSLIQFDNISWMVDAMLSVGLLISFLAALLLKSQGYGEWAVYVDPLILILLALSMLAPAFKILRPALREVLGIAPDHLDDKVREVMDAAQARHGFDDYVSYVQKHGRARFIEIHVVLPANYPVDNVATLDGLREEISTGLGTPDAARWLTISFTGDRKWIA from the coding sequence GTGAGTAACCGAGGTGAGCAGGCACTGCTCAAACAATCGACCATCCTGATGTTCGCCGTCGCGATCGCCGGGATTGTCACGGGTGTTATTTCTGGCGCCCAATCCATTCTATTCGACGGCTTTTTCTCGCTGATCGCCACCGCCATCAAGGTGTTGATGCTGATCACGGCCAAGCTGATCGCCAAGAAAAGCAACGAGCGTTTCCAGTTCGGCTATTGGCACCTGGAACCCATGGTGTTGCTGATCGAAGGTAGTTTCCTGTTGTTGATCGCGATCTACGCGTTTCTCAACGGTGTGTTCGGCATTATCAACGGCGGGCGCGAAATCGAGTTGGGGCTGGTGATTATTTATGCGGCGGTGTTCACCGTCGTTGAATTTGCCTACTTCTTCTACGTGCGCTATCGCAATCGCACACTGAAATCCTCACTGATCCAGTTCGACAACATCAGTTGGATGGTGGACGCGATGCTCTCGGTGGGTTTGCTGATCAGCTTTCTCGCCGCGCTGTTGCTCAAGTCTCAGGGATATGGCGAGTGGGCGGTGTATGTCGACCCGCTGATCCTGATCCTGCTGGCCCTGAGCATGCTGGCGCCGGCGTTCAAGATCCTGCGCCCGGCATTGCGCGAAGTGCTGGGGATTGCCCCGGACCACTTGGACGACAAGGTGCGCGAGGTCATGGACGCGGCCCAGGCCAGGCATGGTTTCGACGACTACGTGTCGTACGTGCAAAAACACGGACGGGCGCGGTTTATCGAGATTCATGTGGTATTGCCGGCGAACTACCCGGTGGATAACGTCGCGACCCTGGATGGGCTGCGTGAAGAGATATCCACAGGGCTCGGCACGCCGGATGCGGCGCGCTGGCTGACGATCAGTTTTACCGGGGATCGCAAGTGGATTGCGTGA
- the livM gene encoding high-affinity branched-chain amino acid ABC transporter permease LivM, with product MSAAKSIDIKKSVVDTVLAGLISLIVFGPIVGVVLDGYGFNLQPARVAVLVAIVMVGRFAMSLFLQTPKGAKILQGFETSGSGVHVLPPDYKSRLRWIIPALIVIAIVFPIFANKYLLTVVILGLIYVLLGLGLNIVVGLAGLLDLGYVAFYAIGAYGLALGYQYLGLGFWTVLPLAAICAALAGCILGFPVLRMHGDYLAIVTLGFGEIIRLVLNNWLSFTGGPNGMPVPSPTFLGLEFGRKAKDGGIPFHEFFGIDYNPNIKFMFIYIVLFLVVLAVLYIKHRLTRMPVGRAWEALREDEIACRSMGLNHVLVKLSAFTIGASTAGLAGVFFASYQGFVNPSSFTFFESALILAIVVLGGMGSTVGVVIAAFVLTVAPELLRSFSEYRVLLFGVLMVVMMIWRPRGLIRISRTGVTPRKGVAP from the coding sequence ATGTCTGCTGCCAAATCTATCGATATCAAGAAAAGTGTCGTCGATACGGTCCTTGCCGGGCTGATTTCGTTGATCGTGTTCGGTCCGATCGTCGGCGTGGTCCTCGACGGCTACGGCTTCAACCTGCAACCGGCCCGTGTGGCCGTCCTGGTCGCCATCGTGATGGTCGGCCGCTTTGCCATGAGCCTGTTCCTGCAAACGCCCAAAGGGGCGAAGATTCTGCAGGGTTTCGAGACCAGTGGCTCCGGCGTGCACGTGCTGCCGCCGGACTACAAGTCGCGGCTGCGCTGGATCATCCCGGCGCTGATCGTGATCGCCATCGTGTTCCCGATCTTCGCCAACAAGTACCTGCTGACCGTGGTCATCCTCGGGCTGATCTACGTGCTGCTCGGCCTGGGCCTGAACATCGTGGTGGGCCTGGCCGGTCTGCTGGACCTGGGTTATGTGGCGTTCTACGCCATCGGTGCCTACGGCCTGGCGCTGGGTTATCAGTACCTCGGCCTGGGCTTTTGGACGGTGCTGCCACTGGCGGCCATCTGTGCGGCGCTGGCGGGGTGCATACTCGGGTTCCCGGTGCTGCGAATGCACGGTGACTACCTGGCCATCGTGACCTTGGGCTTCGGTGAAATCATTCGACTGGTGCTCAACAACTGGCTGTCGTTTACCGGTGGGCCGAACGGCATGCCGGTGCCTTCGCCGACCTTCCTTGGCCTGGAGTTCGGGCGTAAAGCAAAGGATGGCGGGATTCCGTTCCATGAGTTCTTCGGCATCGATTACAACCCCAACATCAAGTTCATGTTCATCTATATCGTGCTGTTCCTGGTGGTGCTGGCCGTGCTGTACATCAAGCATCGCCTGACCCGCATGCCGGTCGGCCGCGCCTGGGAAGCCTTGCGCGAAGATGAAATCGCCTGCCGTTCCATGGGCCTGAACCACGTACTGGTCAAACTCTCGGCATTTACCATCGGTGCGTCCACGGCCGGTCTGGCCGGAGTGTTCTTTGCCAGCTACCAGGGCTTCGTCAACCCGTCGTCGTTTACCTTCTTCGAGTCGGCGCTGATCCTGGCCATCGTGGTGTTGGGCGGCATGGGGTCGACCGTCGGCGTGGTGATCGCGGCGTTCGTATTGACGGTGGCGCCGGAACTGTTGCGCAGCTTCTCCGAGTACCGCGTGCTGTTGTTTGGCGTGTTGATGGTGGTGATGATGATCTGGCGACCGCGCGGCCTGATTCGGATCAGCCGAACCGGTGTGACCCCACGTAAAGGAGTGGCGCCATGA
- a CDS encoding AGE family epimerase/isomerase: MPIAPSSAPKPSLNAVLTHFHDLIVPLWQGPGWNAELALPYEALDANHTPLPPQRYRAMACARQLYLFASLIGEPGSAFAEERAAALFRSLQRHFHDAEHGGWFYSIDAHGKPLDKRKDLYTHAFIIFACAHYWAKVREPLVESVLDAALAVVAERFATGDGLYEAVLERSWSSLRSGPLQNPLMHLAEGFLATLAVREDAITQDALLDLATAMQKRFIDRQHGVMMEKPLGAVDNWFEPGHQFEWFFLLESSDVLRSTPLHASLTRAFAYAERKGVDKLSGAVSGMLALDGSVRDGTQRIWAQAEYLRALTLRPGSEAVLQRQLLALQQRFLHDKGWHECLDAEGAVSRRDMPSTTPYHLATCYQGLIQHLG, from the coding sequence ATGCCCATCGCTCCAAGCTCCGCCCCCAAGCCTTCGTTGAATGCCGTGCTCACGCACTTCCATGACCTGATCGTGCCGCTGTGGCAGGGCCCGGGCTGGAATGCCGAGTTGGCGTTGCCGTACGAGGCGCTGGACGCCAATCACACGCCATTGCCGCCGCAACGCTACCGCGCCATGGCGTGTGCCCGGCAGCTGTACCTGTTTGCCAGCCTGATCGGTGAACCCGGCTCGGCCTTCGCCGAAGAGCGTGCGGCGGCGCTGTTTCGTTCACTGCAACGGCACTTCCATGACGCCGAGCACGGTGGCTGGTTCTACAGCATCGACGCCCACGGCAAGCCGCTGGACAAGCGCAAAGACCTCTACACCCATGCATTCATCATCTTCGCCTGCGCCCACTATTGGGCCAAGGTGCGTGAGCCCCTGGTGGAATCCGTGCTTGATGCGGCCCTGGCGGTGGTCGCCGAACGTTTCGCCACCGGCGACGGCCTGTACGAAGCGGTATTGGAACGCAGCTGGTCATCCCTCAGGTCCGGCCCCCTGCAAAACCCGCTGATGCACCTGGCCGAAGGCTTCCTCGCCACGTTGGCCGTGCGTGAAGACGCCATTACGCAAGATGCACTGCTGGACCTCGCTACCGCGATGCAGAAGCGCTTCATCGACCGCCAGCACGGCGTGATGATGGAAAAACCGCTGGGCGCTGTGGATAACTGGTTTGAGCCGGGCCACCAGTTCGAATGGTTCTTTTTGCTGGAATCGTCAGACGTCCTGCGCAGCACCCCATTGCATGCATCGCTGACGCGGGCGTTTGCCTACGCCGAGCGCAAGGGTGTGGATAAACTCAGTGGTGCGGTCAGCGGCATGCTCGCCCTGGATGGCAGCGTGCGCGACGGTACTCAGCGAATCTGGGCCCAAGCCGAATACCTGCGCGCACTGACCTTGCGCCCCGGCAGTGAGGCGGTGCTGCAACGCCAATTGCTGGCGCTGCAACAACGATTCCTGCATGACAAAGGCTGGCACGAATGCCTGGACGCCGAGGGCGCCGTGAGCCGACGGGATATGCCGTCGACCACGCCGTATCATTTGGCGACCTGCTATCAAGGCCTGATCCAGCATCTCGGCTGA
- a CDS encoding ABC transporter ATP-binding protein, with the protein MSAPILEMKDLDVFYGPIQALKKVSLHINEGETVSLIGSNGAGKSTLLMSIFGQPRAESGQIIYNGVDITHKSSHYIASNGIAQSPEGRRVFPDMTVEENLLMGTIPIGDKFAQEDMQRMFELFPRLKERRTQRAMTMSGGEQQMLAIARALMSRPKLLLLDEPSLGLAPIVVKQIFATLRELAATGMTIFLVEQNANHALRLSDRAYVMVNGEIRLTGTGKELLVNEEVRNAYLGGH; encoded by the coding sequence ATGAGTGCACCTATCCTCGAAATGAAAGACCTGGACGTGTTTTACGGCCCGATCCAGGCCCTGAAAAAAGTCTCGCTGCACATCAACGAAGGCGAAACCGTCAGCCTGATCGGCTCCAACGGCGCGGGTAAATCCACGCTGCTGATGTCGATCTTCGGCCAGCCACGGGCCGAGTCGGGGCAAATCATCTACAACGGCGTCGACATTACCCACAAGTCGTCCCACTACATCGCGTCCAACGGCATTGCGCAGTCGCCGGAAGGGCGGCGGGTGTTCCCCGACATGACCGTCGAGGAAAACCTGCTGATGGGCACCATCCCGATTGGCGACAAATTCGCCCAGGAAGACATGCAGCGCATGTTCGAGCTGTTCCCCCGCCTCAAGGAGCGGCGTACCCAGCGGGCGATGACCATGTCCGGTGGGGAGCAGCAAATGCTCGCCATTGCCCGTGCACTGATGAGCCGGCCCAAGTTGTTGCTGCTGGATGAGCCAAGCCTGGGCCTGGCGCCGATTGTGGTGAAGCAGATCTTCGCCACTCTGCGCGAGCTGGCGGCCACTGGGATGACCATCTTCCTGGTGGAACAGAACGCCAACCACGCACTGCGCCTGTCGGACCGAGCGTATGTGATGGTCAACGGTGAGATTCGCCTCACAGGCACCGGCAAGGAGCTGCTGGTGAATGAAGAGGTGCGTAACGCCTATCTGGGCGGTCACTGA
- a CDS encoding SDR family oxidoreductase: protein MSDTLFITGATSGFGEACARRFAEAGWKLVLTGRRADRLNALVEELSKQTEVHGLVVDVRDRKGMEDAIANLPPSFAKLRGLINNAGLAVGTDPAPKCSLDDWETMVDTNIKGLLTTTSLLLPRLIAHGRGAGIINLGSIAGSYPYPGSHVYGGSKAFVKQFSLNLRCDLQGTGVRVTNIEPGLCESEFSLVRFGGDQARYDATYAGAEPIQPQDIADTIFWVLNTPAHVNINRLELMPVSQTWAGFAIERGAKG, encoded by the coding sequence ATGTCCGACACGCTGTTTATTACTGGCGCAACCTCAGGCTTCGGCGAAGCCTGCGCCCGTCGTTTTGCCGAAGCCGGCTGGAAACTGGTGCTCACCGGTCGGCGTGCCGACCGATTGAATGCCTTGGTTGAAGAGCTTTCCAAGCAGACTGAAGTGCACGGCCTGGTCGTGGACGTGCGTGACCGCAAGGGCATGGAAGACGCGATTGCCAATCTGCCGCCATCGTTCGCCAAGCTGCGCGGGCTGATCAACAACGCCGGCCTGGCCGTGGGCACCGACCCTGCGCCCAAGTGCAGCCTCGACGATTGGGAAACCATGGTCGACACCAACATCAAAGGCCTGCTGACCACCACCAGCCTGTTGTTGCCGCGCCTGATCGCTCACGGCCGTGGCGCCGGGATCATCAACCTGGGTTCGATCGCCGGTAGCTATCCGTATCCGGGCAGCCACGTGTATGGCGGCTCCAAGGCGTTCGTGAAGCAATTCTCGCTGAACCTGCGCTGCGACCTGCAAGGCACCGGCGTGCGTGTGACCAACATCGAGCCAGGCTTGTGCGAGAGCGAGTTCTCGCTGGTGCGCTTCGGCGGTGACCAGGCGCGCTACGACGCCACCTACGCCGGCGCCGAGCCGATCCAGCCGCAGGATATCGCCGACACCATCTTCTGGGTGCTCAACACCCCGGCGCACGTCAACATCAACCGTCTTGAGTTGATGCCGGTGAGCCAGACCTGGGCTGGGTTTGCGATTGAGCGCGGGGCTAAAGGCTAA
- a CDS encoding ABC transporter ATP-binding protein, producing the protein MSKEVVLSVEHLMMHFGGIKALSDVSLKVERNSIFALIGPNGAGKTTVFNCLTGFYKASGGKIELNVRGKQTNVIQLLGERFKAVDFVSPKSFLSRVYYKMFGGTHLVNRAGLARTFQNIRLFKEMSVLENLLVAQHMWVNRSMLAGILNTKGYRKAESDALDHAFYWLEVVDLVDCANRLAGELSYGQQRRLEIARAMCTRPQIICLDEPAAGLNPQETEALSAMIRLLRDEHDLTVVLIEHDMGMVMSISDHIVVLDHGNVIAEGGPEAIRNDPKVIAAYLGADEEELV; encoded by the coding sequence ATGAGCAAGGAAGTCGTGCTGTCCGTGGAACATCTGATGATGCACTTCGGTGGCATCAAGGCCTTGAGCGATGTGAGCCTCAAGGTCGAACGCAACTCGATCTTCGCCCTGATCGGCCCCAACGGCGCCGGCAAGACCACCGTGTTCAACTGCCTCACCGGCTTCTACAAAGCCAGTGGCGGCAAAATCGAACTCAACGTGCGGGGTAAACAGACCAACGTGATCCAACTGCTCGGTGAGCGCTTTAAAGCGGTGGACTTCGTGTCGCCGAAAAGCTTCCTCAGCCGTGTCTACTACAAGATGTTCGGTGGCACCCACCTGGTGAACCGCGCAGGCTTGGCGCGGACCTTCCAGAACATTCGCCTGTTCAAGGAAATGTCGGTGTTGGAAAACCTGCTGGTGGCCCAGCACATGTGGGTCAACCGCAGCATGCTCGCGGGCATCCTCAACACCAAAGGCTATCGCAAGGCCGAGAGCGACGCCCTCGACCACGCGTTCTACTGGCTGGAAGTGGTCGACCTGGTGGACTGCGCCAACCGCCTGGCCGGTGAGCTTTCCTACGGCCAGCAGCGCCGCCTGGAAATCGCCCGGGCCATGTGCACCCGGCCGCAGATCATTTGCCTGGACGAGCCGGCAGCGGGTCTCAACCCCCAGGAAACCGAAGCGCTCAGCGCGATGATTCGCCTGCTGCGCGACGAACACGACCTCACGGTGGTGCTGATCGAACACGACATGGGCATGGTAATGAGTATTTCCGACCACATCGTGGTGCTTGACCACGGCAACGTCATCGCCGAAGGCGGCCCGGAAGCGATCCGCAATGATCCAAAAGTGATTGCCGCCTACCTGGGCGCAGACGAAGAGGAGTTGGTATGA
- a CDS encoding ABC transporter permease subunit yields MDGIFLQQLVNGLTLGSVYGLIAIGYTMVYGIIGMINFAHGEVYMISAYLAAISLALLAYFGIESFPLLILGTLIFTVVVTGVYGWVIERVAYKPLRNSTRLAPLISAIGISLILQNYAQIAQGAKQQGIPTLLAGAWRVDIGSGFVQLTYTKVFILVAAFLGMGLLTYIIKYTKLGRMCRATQQDRKMASILGINTDRVISYVFVIGAAMAALAGVLITLNYGTFDFYAGFIIGIKAFTAAVLGGIGSLPGAMLGGIILGISESLFSGLINSDYKDVFSFSLLVVILIFRPQGLLGRPLVAKV; encoded by the coding sequence ATGGATGGTATCTTCCTGCAGCAACTGGTCAACGGCCTGACCCTCGGGTCGGTCTATGGCCTGATCGCCATCGGCTACACAATGGTCTATGGCATCATTGGCATGATCAACTTCGCCCATGGCGAGGTTTATATGATTTCCGCTTACCTCGCGGCGATCAGTCTGGCACTGCTGGCCTACTTCGGCATCGAATCCTTCCCGTTGCTCATTCTTGGCACTTTGATATTCACCGTAGTCGTCACCGGCGTTTACGGGTGGGTCATCGAGCGTGTCGCCTACAAACCGTTGCGCAACTCCACCCGACTGGCACCGCTGATCAGCGCCATCGGTATCTCCCTGATCCTGCAGAACTACGCCCAGATTGCTCAGGGCGCGAAACAACAAGGTATTCCTACCCTGCTGGCCGGCGCCTGGCGCGTCGATATCGGCAGCGGGTTCGTGCAGTTGACCTACACCAAGGTGTTCATCCTGGTGGCCGCGTTTCTCGGCATGGGGCTGCTGACCTACATCATCAAATACACCAAGCTCGGCCGCATGTGCCGTGCCACCCAGCAAGACCGCAAGATGGCGTCGATCCTCGGTATCAACACCGACCGGGTGATCTCCTACGTATTCGTGATCGGTGCAGCCATGGCGGCCCTGGCCGGCGTGCTGATTACCCTGAATTACGGCACGTTCGACTTCTACGCCGGCTTCATCATCGGCATCAAGGCGTTTACCGCAGCGGTACTCGGCGGCATCGGTTCCCTGCCTGGGGCCATGCTCGGCGGGATCATCCTGGGTATCTCCGAGTCGCTGTTCTCGGGGTTGATCAACTCTGACTACAAAGACGTGTTCAGTTTCTCCCTGCTGGTGGTGATTCTGATTTTCCGTCCTCAGGGCCTGCTTGGTCGTCCGCTCGTGGCGAAGGTGTAA